From one Macaca nemestrina isolate mMacNem1 chromosome 5, mMacNem.hap1, whole genome shotgun sequence genomic stretch:
- the LOC105491619 gene encoding NKAP-like protein, giving the protein MPPVSRSSYSEDILGSRRRRRSSSGSPPSPRSRCSSGDGRSRSHSRGREGLRPPWSESDVGALYPFSRSGSRELPPGLRNYAYPSSSSTSYSGYRYHHHYYAEERQWAEGYEKEKEENYRQRRLKERERIGELGAPEVWGPSPKFPEPDSDEHNPGEDEEEIMHQKRSGSDSNSEEHRKKKTSRSRNKKTRNKKSSKRKHRKYSVSDSNSDSDTNSNSVVDKRVKAKKKEKKKKHKTKKYKKMKNKKTKKESSDSSCKDSEELSEDTWMEQPNMADTMDLIGPEAPIIPTSQDEKPLNYGHALLPGEGAAMAEYVKAGKRIPRRGEIGLTSEEIASFECSGYVMSGSRHRRMEAVRLRKENQIYSADEKRALASFNQEERRKRENKILASFREMVYKKTKGKDDK; this is encoded by the coding sequence ATGCCCCCAGTATCCCGGTCCAGCTATTCCGAGGACATTCTGGGCTCTCGGAGGCGGCGACGCAGCTCCTCAGGGAGCCCACCATCCCCGCGGAGCAGATGTTCCTCTGGGGATGGTCGTTCCCGTTCTCACTCCCGCGGCCGTGAGGGCCTCAGGCCTCCTTGGAGTGAATCGGACGTGGGCGCTCTTTACCCCTTTAGTCGCTCTGGGTCGCGAGAGCTGCCCCCAGGGCTCCGCAACTACGCCTACCCGTCTTCTTCGTCGACCTCGTATAGCGGATATCGCTACCATCACCACTACTATGCAGAAGAACGGCAGTGGGCGGAAGGCtatgagaaggagaaggaagagaactATCGGCAGAGGAggctgaaggagagagagaggattgGGGAATTGGGAGCGCCTGAGGTGTGGGGGCCGTCTCCAAAGTTCCCTGAGCCAGATTCTGACGAACATAACCCAGGTGAGGATGAAGAAGAGATAATGCATCAGAAAAGGAGCGGTTCAGATTCCAATTCGGAAGAACATAGGAAAAAGAAGACCAGTCGttcaagaaacaagaaaacaagaaataaaaagtcgtctaaaagaaaacataggaagtATTCTGTTAGTGACAGTAACTCAGACTCTGACACAAATTCTAACTCTGTTGTTGATAAGAGAGTTAAagccaagaagaaagagaagaaaaagaaacacaaaacaaaaaaatacaagaaaatgaagaataagaAGACCAAAAAAGAATCCAGTGACTCAAGCTGTAAAGACTCAGAAGAGTTGTCAGAAGATACCTGGATGGAGCAGCCAAATATGGCAGATACTATGGATTTAATAGGGCCAGAAGCACCTATAATACCTACCTCTCAAGATGAGAAACCTTTAAACTATGGCCATGCTTTGCTCCCCGGTGAAGGTGCAGCTATGGCTGAGTATGTAAAAGCTGGAAAGCGAATCCCACGAAGAGGTGAAATTGGGTTGACAAGTGAAGAGATCGCTTCTTTTGAATGCTCAGGTTATGTCATGAGTGGCAGCAGGCATCGCAGAATGGAGGCTGTACGACTGCGTAAGGAGAACCAGATCTACAGTGCTGATGAGAAGAGAGCTCTTGCATCctttaaccaagaagagagacgaaagagagaaaataagattttagCCAGTTTCCGAGAGATGGtgtacaaaaagacaaaagggaAAGATGACAAGTAA